In Schistocerca americana isolate TAMUIC-IGC-003095 chromosome 7, iqSchAmer2.1, whole genome shotgun sequence, a single genomic region encodes these proteins:
- the LOC124623135 gene encoding uncharacterized protein LOC124623135 gives MAEKQIAAALKVLINAMGFTGGRQRQSRRKRTQRNGAMLQCYNCQQLGHTARGCKNAVACLKCAAAHDTRSCTKPRGVACSCANCGGPHAANSRSCGYLRESRRLLAAPRPAVTSSISTAAPPPRSGEGCELRRREAATDEALAGFQAAFAAERAAMKEELAAVHRQLQQLRDELRIIKKSPPAPAAAPTVSRPVGVDAATQTTAAPRPAAMQDVAPMETDDVTPQSSHSAKAAASKGAVAATDSSHAEKSTAKKPQLRKMKVPDAHELQPFLKNIAASIQDGSYPFEQPYPLSPAGASRPPPSPIAPTDLASMSSSG, from the coding sequence ATGGCTGAGAAGCAGATTGCCGCCGCATTGAAAGTCCTCATCAACGCGATGGGTTTCACCGGCGGCCGCCAACGGCAGTCAAGGCGCAAGCGAACGCAGCGGAACGGGGCGATGCTCCAGTGCTACAACTGTCAGCAGCTGGGGCACACCGCGCGCGGGTGTaagaacgccgtcgcgtgcttgaagtgcgcggcggctCACGATACCCGCAGTTGCACGAAACCTCGTGGGGTGGCCTGCAGCTGCGCGAACTGCGGCGGGccacacgccgccaactcgcgtagctgcggcTACCTCCGTGAGTCACGCCGTCTACTCGCCGCACCACGCCCTGCGGTGACGTCAAGCATCTCGACGGCCGCCCCGCCGCCCCGCTCCGGCGAGGGGTGCGAGCTGCGCAGACGTGAGGCCGCCACCGATGAAGCTCTGGCCGGCTTCCAAGCCGCctttgcggccgaaagggccgcaatGAAGGAGGAGCTCGCAGCGGTCCATCGCCAGCTCCAACAGCTGCGTGATGAGCTGCGGATTATCAAGAAGAGCCCGCCAGCTCCCGCCGCCGCCCCAACCGTGAGTCGACCGGTAGGGGTCGATGCGGCCACGCAAACAACCGCCGCTCCGCGCCCTGCAGCAATGCAGGACGTGGCCCCTATGGAAACCGACGATGTGACGCCACAGTCGTCACACTCCGCCAAGGCAGCTGCAAGCAAGGGTGCTGTGGCAGCGACCGACTCCTCCCATGCCGAGAAGTCTACCGCCAAGAAGCCACAGCTACGGAAAATGAAAGTACCAGATGCGCACGAGCTGCAGCCGTTCCTTAAGAACATTGCGGCGTCGATACAGGACGGGTCATACCCATTCGAGCAACCGTACCCCCTCTCCCCAGCAGGTgctagccgcccccccccctcccccatcgccCCCACCGATTTAGCAAGTATGAGCTCAAGTGGCTAA